One genomic segment of Hymenobacter psoromatis includes these proteins:
- the cphA gene encoding cyanophycin synthetase, translating to MKIIDLRTMRGPSYWSVKHYRLIVCKVDLQDLAGEWSNTLDGFAERLTALLPGIGQPHEPGSPSSKQLAKHPPLSQEQLADGEPLGHVVQHVALELQRQAGMPVFWGKSYPAREEGVEYVVFAYQEERAGRYAAQAAVELVEALAKGEEFHLKPVIDELHDIREEEFFGPSTWSIVAEAASRNIPYIQLKNSNIIQLGYGHNQRRIWATTTNLTSHAGVEVAGNKNRTKAMLEDGGVPVPRGTTVYSEDGLRDAIEELGFPIVTKPLDGNHGKGATIRIMNWEDAAEGLKAAKEYSRAVIVEQFVEGDDHRLLVVNGKLIAAARRTPAAVVGDGQLTVQQLIDKVNTDPRRGVGHEKVLTAIKADQHTLDILKGHDLTLDSVLPAGKTLYLKSTANISTGGTATDVTDLVDPYNVLLAERVAGIVGLDICGIDMLTSDIAIPLNQTRGAVIEVNAAPGFRMHIAPTEGLARNVAAPVIDMLFPPGSTARIPIIAVTGTNGKTTTTRLIAHLVASIGYKVGFTTTDGIYIQGVQLQKGDCTGGQSAEFVLRDPTVNYAVLETARGGMLRSGLGFHTCDIAVVTNVAADHLGMRDIYTVEEMAAVKGVLPRTVRKNGWAVLNADDDLVYEMGRHLECRVAYFSMNEHNPRIQEHVEAGGVAAVYEEGYLTIYKNSYKLRIDRAVEFPVTLGGRATFNIENALAAALAGYLAGFDKDTIKTAFRTFIPSATKTPGRMNVYKFPRFEVIVDYAHNTAGITRFAEFMDATTATCKMGVVSGLGDRRDEDTLGFARIAGRIFDEVILRQDRDLRGKTAEQLREIMTRGLRLDKAELPITYIENELEAIDHVLATAPDGAVVVLLTEDIAGVLKKLDAFEAGGRATD from the coding sequence ATGAAGATTATTGACCTGCGCACCATGCGCGGCCCGAGCTACTGGTCGGTGAAGCACTACCGGCTCATCGTGTGCAAAGTTGACTTACAAGACCTTGCCGGCGAGTGGAGCAATACCCTGGACGGCTTTGCCGAACGCCTGACGGCGCTGCTGCCCGGCATTGGGCAGCCGCACGAGCCGGGCAGCCCTTCCAGCAAGCAGCTGGCCAAGCACCCGCCCCTGTCGCAGGAGCAGCTGGCCGATGGCGAGCCGCTGGGCCACGTGGTGCAGCACGTGGCGCTGGAGCTGCAGCGCCAGGCCGGGATGCCGGTATTCTGGGGCAAAAGCTATCCGGCCCGTGAGGAAGGCGTCGAGTATGTGGTGTTTGCCTACCAAGAGGAGCGCGCCGGGCGCTACGCCGCCCAAGCTGCCGTGGAGCTGGTAGAGGCCCTGGCGAAAGGCGAGGAGTTTCATCTGAAGCCCGTGATTGACGAGCTGCACGACATTCGGGAGGAGGAGTTTTTTGGGCCCAGTACCTGGAGCATCGTAGCTGAGGCGGCCTCGCGTAATATTCCGTATATCCAACTCAAGAACAGCAATATTATCCAGCTTGGCTACGGGCACAACCAGCGCCGCATCTGGGCTACTACCACCAACCTGACCTCGCACGCCGGGGTAGAGGTGGCTGGTAATAAGAACCGCACCAAGGCCATGCTGGAAGATGGCGGCGTGCCGGTGCCGCGCGGCACCACGGTGTATTCGGAGGACGGCCTGCGCGACGCCATTGAGGAGTTGGGCTTTCCCATCGTGACCAAGCCGCTCGATGGCAACCACGGCAAGGGGGCCACCATCCGCATCATGAACTGGGAAGACGCCGCGGAGGGCCTGAAAGCCGCCAAGGAATACTCGCGAGCCGTGATTGTGGAGCAGTTTGTGGAGGGTGACGACCACCGCCTGCTGGTAGTAAACGGCAAGCTCATCGCCGCCGCCCGGCGCACGCCGGCGGCCGTGGTGGGCGATGGGCAGCTGACTGTTCAGCAGCTTATTGATAAAGTGAACACGGACCCGCGGCGGGGGGTAGGGCATGAGAAAGTGCTGACCGCCATCAAAGCCGACCAGCACACACTCGACATTTTGAAGGGCCACGACCTGACCCTCGACTCGGTGCTGCCGGCCGGCAAAACGCTGTACCTGAAGAGCACCGCCAACATCAGCACCGGCGGCACGGCCACCGACGTAACCGACCTCGTGGACCCCTACAACGTGCTGCTGGCCGAGCGCGTAGCCGGCATCGTGGGTCTCGACATCTGCGGCATCGACATGCTGACCAGCGACATTGCCATCCCGCTGAACCAGACGCGCGGGGCAGTGATTGAGGTGAATGCCGCCCCCGGCTTTCGGATGCACATCGCCCCTACCGAGGGCCTGGCGCGCAACGTGGCCGCGCCGGTTATCGACATGCTGTTTCCGCCCGGCAGCACGGCCCGCATTCCGATTATCGCCGTCACGGGCACCAACGGCAAGACGACCACTACCCGCCTCATCGCGCACCTGGTAGCCAGCATTGGCTATAAAGTGGGCTTCACGACCACCGACGGCATTTATATTCAAGGCGTGCAGCTGCAAAAAGGCGACTGCACGGGCGGCCAAAGCGCCGAGTTTGTGCTGCGCGACCCCACCGTGAACTACGCCGTGCTCGAAACGGCGCGCGGCGGCATGTTGCGCTCGGGCCTGGGCTTCCATACCTGCGACATTGCGGTGGTCACCAACGTGGCCGCTGACCACCTGGGAATGCGCGACATTTATACCGTGGAGGAAATGGCCGCCGTGAAAGGCGTGCTGCCCCGCACGGTGCGCAAAAATGGCTGGGCCGTGCTGAATGCCGACGATGACCTGGTGTATGAGATGGGCCGCCATCTGGAGTGCCGGGTGGCCTATTTCTCGATGAATGAGCATAACCCGCGCATTCAGGAGCACGTGGAGGCCGGCGGCGTGGCCGCCGTGTACGAGGAAGGCTACCTCACCATTTACAAGAACTCGTACAAGCTGCGCATCGACCGGGCGGTGGAGTTCCCGGTCACGCTGGGGGGTAGGGCCACGTTCAACATCGAAAATGCGCTGGCCGCCGCGCTGGCCGGCTACCTGGCGGGCTTCGACAAAGACACGATTAAGACGGCCTTCCGCACCTTCATCCCCTCGGCTACCAAAACGCCGGGCCGCATGAACGTGTACAAGTTTCCGCGCTTTGAGGTGATTGTGGACTACGCCCACAACACGGCCGGCATTACGCGCTTCGCCGAGTTTATGGACGCCACCACGGCGACCTGCAAGATGGGGGTAGTGAGCGGCCTGGGCGACCGCCGCGACGAGGATACGCTGGGCTTTGCCCGCATCGCGGGTCGCATTTTTGATGAAGTTATTTTGCGGCAGGACCGTGACCTGCGCGGTAAAACTGCCGAGCAACTGCGCGAGATTATGACCCGCGGCCTGCGCCTGGATAAGGCGGAACTGCCGATTACTTACATTGAAAATGAGCTGGAAGCCATTGACCACGTGCTAGCTACCGCGCCCGACGGCGCGGTAGTGGTGCTGCTGACGGAAGACATCGCGGGCGTGCTCAAGAAGCTCGATGCGTTTGAGGCGGGGGGTAGGGCCACTGATTAG
- the rpsA gene encoding 30S ribosomal protein S1, whose translation MAELVDDFDWDNVGAGGFGGNYNAEQRAELEKLYSDTLTTVQEEEVIKGTVVGMTDRDVILNIGFKSDGLVPLSEFRDLPDLKVGDEVDVFIEDQEDANGQLILSRKKAKIKQAWNAIYAALENDTVLEGVVKRRTKGGLIMEMDGVEAFLPGSQIDVKPIRDFDIYVGRRMEVKVVKINAAFDNVVVSHKVLIEKDLEQQREAILNNLEKGQILEGNIKNMTNFGVFIDLGGVDGLLHITDISWGRIAHPSEALQLDQKLNVVVLDFDEAKKRISLGLKQLTPHPWDSLPADLGPGSRVQGRIVNVADYGAFMEVVPGVEGLIHVSEMSWSQHLRNPQDFIKQGDIVEAVVLTLDREDRKMSLGIKQLTEDPWTRGDFSEKFAVGTKHSGQVRNLTNFGLFVELEEGVDGLVHVSDLSWTKKVKHPSEVVKVGDKLDVVVLELDMSARRLALGVKQLEENPWDTFQTVFTPGSVHKATITEKSDRGAVLELPYGIEGFAYPKGLVKEDGTTAENGEQLDFRVTEFSKDDRRVVLSHTAVYNKEDESNRVGNSKFAKKSPASGATTGEGKLSDLKKPADKNTLGDLDALSALRDQLATTERQTAEDRLKSRADADVPLAGPSPDNADIA comes from the coding sequence ATGGCAGAATTGGTTGACGATTTCGACTGGGACAATGTCGGAGCAGGCGGCTTTGGCGGTAACTACAACGCCGAGCAGCGCGCTGAGCTGGAAAAGCTTTACAGCGACACCCTCACCACCGTTCAGGAGGAAGAGGTAATTAAAGGCACCGTGGTGGGCATGACCGACCGTGATGTTATCCTGAACATCGGCTTCAAATCAGATGGCCTCGTGCCGCTGAGCGAATTCCGCGACCTGCCCGACCTCAAGGTGGGCGACGAGGTGGACGTATTCATCGAAGACCAGGAGGATGCCAACGGCCAGCTCATCCTGAGCCGCAAGAAGGCTAAAATTAAGCAGGCCTGGAACGCGATTTACGCAGCTCTGGAGAATGATACCGTGCTGGAAGGCGTGGTGAAGCGCCGTACCAAGGGTGGCCTCATCATGGAGATGGATGGCGTAGAAGCTTTCCTCCCCGGCTCGCAAATCGACGTGAAGCCCATCCGCGACTTCGACATCTATGTGGGTCGCCGCATGGAAGTAAAAGTGGTGAAAATCAACGCCGCTTTCGACAACGTAGTGGTGTCGCACAAGGTCCTCATCGAGAAGGACCTGGAGCAGCAGCGCGAAGCCATCCTGAACAACCTCGAAAAAGGTCAGATTCTGGAAGGCAACATCAAGAACATGACCAACTTCGGCGTGTTCATCGACCTCGGCGGTGTCGATGGTCTGCTGCACATCACGGACATTTCGTGGGGCCGCATCGCTCACCCGAGCGAGGCACTGCAGCTCGACCAGAAACTCAACGTGGTGGTGTTGGACTTCGACGAGGCCAAGAAGCGTATTTCGCTGGGCCTGAAGCAGCTGACGCCGCACCCGTGGGATTCGCTGCCGGCCGACCTCGGTCCCGGCTCGCGTGTGCAGGGCCGCATCGTGAACGTGGCCGACTACGGCGCGTTTATGGAAGTGGTACCGGGCGTAGAAGGCCTGATTCACGTGTCGGAAATGAGCTGGAGCCAGCACCTGCGCAACCCGCAGGACTTCATCAAGCAGGGCGACATTGTGGAGGCAGTCGTACTGACCCTCGACCGTGAAGACCGCAAGATGAGCCTAGGTATCAAGCAACTGACCGAAGACCCGTGGACGCGTGGCGACTTCTCCGAGAAGTTTGCCGTGGGTACCAAGCACAGCGGCCAGGTGCGTAACCTCACCAACTTCGGCCTCTTCGTAGAGCTGGAAGAAGGCGTAGACGGCCTCGTGCACGTGTCGGACCTTTCGTGGACCAAGAAAGTGAAGCACCCTTCGGAAGTGGTAAAGGTTGGCGACAAGCTCGACGTAGTAGTACTCGAGTTGGATATGTCGGCCCGCCGCCTCGCCCTAGGTGTGAAGCAGCTGGAGGAAAACCCCTGGGATACTTTCCAGACGGTATTCACCCCCGGCTCGGTCCACAAGGCTACCATCACCGAGAAGTCGGACCGTGGTGCGGTGCTCGAATTGCCTTACGGCATCGAAGGCTTCGCCTACCCCAAGGGCTTGGTGAAGGAAGACGGCACGACCGCCGAAAACGGCGAGCAGCTGGACTTCCGCGTCACGGAGTTCTCCAAGGATGACCGCCGCGTGGTGCTCTCGCACACCGCCGTGTATAACAAGGAGGACGAAAGCAACCGCGTCGGCAACTCGAAATTCGCTAAGAAGTCGCCCGCTAGCGGCGCTACCACCGGCGAAGGCAAGCTGAGCGACCTCAAGAAGCCGGCTGACAAGAATACCCTTGGCGACCTCGACGCCCTCAGCGCCCTGCGCGACCAGTTGGCCACCACCGAGCGCCAGACCGCCGAGGACCGCCTGAAGTCCCGCGCCGATGCTGACGTGCCACTAGCTGGCCCGTCGCCCGACAACGCGGACATCGCCTAA
- a CDS encoding T9SS type A sorting domain-containing protein gives MQNLTLTPKGRPGWASWRVLLPFLVLLAGLSSSRSAWGQVYFNASDLTVSATTTTASSNTLYFGLRGQDSTTTRFAGADLGKGGIFDLTTGSLAIAAISDTLNGATKTIPVNSSNFYYRVYLKGTMTSSIPAYKSLPLTLTSTKTSSPVTYIYSSSIDLLAIAKTIGGGTFQVDIYYDANYKNGSKPSTNLPNPGNGATNPYSATFTVLAPAVTPNGATTTWISQTNTAAGVDWLNADNWTNGVPTRNADAIIPDKGPNSAFTVTPLLGDPAATYEVRSLTLNGTANSTRALVRIGQSTTNGTPIGATLRVFGDLNNYAGGLLGGVVGSPGVQDSTLNSTVVFARNDGNPQAIRGLLSVTDIVVEGSGIKAVINEIDILNTLVFKAAPRGTGAILRTAADNANFDINTTQTTKVVINNTGILQGETNTSYIQGITIAERTMSVGTPQTFGNIGLDLTPTLPVSGTVKITRTVGDPLTPPSTTANPLPIKRQYGITGDINNGNTTDIVFHYLNSTDELNGNPEQNLTIFKTANNGPPYNLVGRTGNVDIVNHTVTRLGYNGSLNTITLGDEFNPLPVVLVSFNATRSAANALLTWKTATETNSRGFEVQVSTDGTTFRTLGFVSSETPNSIQAKNYKYVDTESGKFGNRYYRLHQVDLDGKDSYSPTRALNFDGSATGAVALSVYPNPFLDTDKVSLNFGSDVSNGVAQVQLIDMVGRTVRQQSLTINNASLDLGDLSDLHTGMYLARITLADGSTQSVRLQKK, from the coding sequence ATGCAAAATCTTACTCTTACGCCGAAAGGTAGGCCCGGCTGGGCGTCTTGGCGGGTTTTATTACCATTTTTAGTCCTGCTTGCAGGTCTGAGTTCTTCGCGTTCGGCGTGGGGACAGGTATACTTTAATGCGAGTGACCTAACAGTTAGCGCAACTACTACCACAGCTTCTTCCAACACACTTTATTTCGGTCTACGAGGGCAGGACTCTACTACTACTCGTTTTGCGGGAGCAGACTTAGGTAAAGGTGGAATCTTTGACCTGACAACTGGTAGTTTGGCCATTGCCGCAATTAGTGACACGCTAAACGGTGCAACTAAGACAATACCAGTTAATAGCTCTAATTTTTACTACCGGGTGTATCTAAAGGGTACGATGACAAGTTCTATACCCGCTTATAAAAGTCTGCCTTTAACGTTAACTTCTACTAAAACCAGTTCTCCAGTAACGTACATTTATAGCAGTTCTATCGACTTATTAGCTATTGCTAAAACGATTGGCGGTGGTACGTTTCAGGTTGATATATACTATGATGCTAATTATAAGAATGGTAGCAAGCCTTCAACAAATCTTCCTAACCCTGGCAATGGAGCTACTAATCCATACAGCGCAACTTTCACTGTACTAGCCCCTGCAGTTACGCCTAACGGAGCTACCACGACTTGGATTAGCCAGACTAACACTGCTGCCGGTGTTGATTGGCTAAATGCAGATAACTGGACTAACGGCGTTCCCACGCGCAATGCTGATGCCATTATCCCGGATAAAGGACCTAATTCCGCTTTTACAGTTACTCCCCTACTTGGTGACCCTGCGGCAACTTATGAGGTTAGGAGCCTAACTCTTAACGGTACAGCTAACAGTACGCGGGCACTTGTGCGTATCGGCCAATCTACTACGAATGGCACACCGATAGGCGCTACGCTACGTGTTTTTGGCGATTTGAACAACTACGCCGGTGGTCTACTAGGCGGTGTTGTGGGCTCACCAGGAGTACAGGACTCTACGCTCAACTCTACTGTGGTGTTTGCTCGCAATGATGGTAATCCTCAGGCTATCAGAGGGCTTCTAAGTGTTACAGATATTGTCGTTGAAGGCAGCGGTATTAAAGCGGTTATCAATGAAATTGATATATTAAATACACTAGTCTTCAAGGCGGCACCTAGGGGCACTGGCGCTATCCTACGTACAGCGGCAGATAATGCTAATTTTGACATTAATACTACGCAAACTACTAAGGTGGTTATAAATAATACCGGTATCTTGCAAGGAGAAACTAACACCTCCTATATTCAGGGAATAACAATCGCGGAAAGAACGATGAGTGTGGGCACACCGCAGACCTTTGGCAATATTGGCCTTGACCTCACTCCCACTCTGCCTGTAAGCGGGACTGTTAAGATTACGCGAACCGTCGGCGACCCTCTCACCCCACCGTCTACTACTGCCAATCCTTTGCCAATAAAGAGGCAGTATGGTATAACGGGTGATATCAATAATGGCAATACTACAGATATCGTATTCCATTATCTTAACTCAACAGATGAGTTGAATGGTAACCCGGAGCAAAATCTGACAATTTTTAAAACGGCCAATAACGGCCCTCCTTATAACCTTGTTGGCCGGACTGGGAATGTGGATATAGTAAATCACACCGTGACGCGACTGGGTTATAATGGCTCGCTCAACACCATAACCCTAGGAGATGAATTTAATCCTCTTCCGGTGGTCCTAGTCTCATTCAACGCTACCCGTAGTGCTGCTAACGCCCTGCTCACCTGGAAAACCGCTACGGAAACCAATAGCAGAGGCTTCGAAGTGCAGGTATCTACCGACGGCACTACTTTCCGCACATTAGGGTTTGTGAGCAGCGAAACGCCTAACAGCATACAGGCCAAAAACTACAAGTACGTGGACACGGAGAGTGGTAAGTTTGGTAATCGCTACTACCGCCTACACCAAGTGGATTTGGACGGTAAAGATTCGTACTCGCCCACGCGGGCCTTGAACTTCGATGGTTCGGCGACTGGCGCGGTAGCGTTATCCGTTTATCCCAATCCCTTCCTTGATACCGATAAGGTAAGTCTCAACTTCGGTAGTGACGTATCTAACGGGGTTGCTCAAGTGCAGCTGATTGACATGGTGGGCCGAACGGTACGCCAGCAGAGCCTGACCATTAACAATGCCAGCCTAGACTTGGGCGACCTGAGCGACCTGCATACCGGAATGTACTTGGCCCGCATCACGCTGGCGGATGGCAGTACCCAATCGGTACGCCTGCAGAAAAAGTAG
- a CDS encoding bestrophin family protein encodes MIVYQGGDWWQALRHFHTSAVIRRLLVRVSVVGIYNGLIALWGLELHHPMLSISREYFSFLGILLSLLMVFRTNTAYDRYYEGRKVWGQLISQCRGLAIEFNAVLPRDAIASRRYFAALISNFPFALKGSLRGQMKFEQMEATPDIMERLRTAENVAATILAVLQESLEQLRQVEIIRDTHLLTFKPHFLGMMSVSGTCERIKATPIPFSYTFFIKAYILTFIGVMPFVLLSTSGFFMIPIAMFGAYALLGLEMIGEEIENPFGLDSNDLPLTQLSNRIRFSVHDILRVELSEQKKALAAMPYSVVH; translated from the coding sequence ATGATTGTGTACCAAGGCGGTGACTGGTGGCAGGCACTTCGCCACTTTCACACGTCGGCCGTCATTCGCCGGCTGCTGGTGCGCGTCAGCGTAGTAGGTATTTACAACGGACTTATTGCCCTTTGGGGACTGGAGCTTCACCATCCCATGCTCAGTATCAGCCGGGAATATTTTTCCTTCCTGGGTATTCTGCTGAGTTTGCTAATGGTCTTTCGTACCAACACGGCCTACGACCGCTACTACGAGGGCCGCAAAGTATGGGGGCAGCTCATTTCGCAGTGCCGGGGCCTGGCCATCGAGTTCAACGCCGTACTACCCCGCGATGCCATCGCCAGCCGGCGCTACTTCGCCGCGCTCATCTCCAACTTCCCCTTCGCGCTCAAAGGCTCGTTACGCGGCCAAATGAAATTTGAGCAAATGGAAGCCACGCCCGACATTATGGAGCGGCTGCGCACGGCCGAAAACGTGGCCGCCACCATCCTGGCCGTGTTGCAGGAAAGCCTGGAGCAGTTGCGCCAAGTTGAAATTATTCGTGATACGCACTTGCTCACCTTCAAGCCCCATTTCTTAGGCATGATGTCAGTCAGCGGCACCTGCGAACGCATTAAGGCTACCCCCATCCCTTTTTCCTATACCTTTTTCATTAAGGCGTACATTCTGACTTTTATCGGGGTAATGCCGTTCGTGCTACTGTCCACCTCTGGCTTCTTTATGATTCCTATTGCCATGTTCGGGGCCTACGCGCTGCTGGGCCTGGAAATGATTGGCGAGGAAATCGAGAACCCTTTTGGGCTGGATTCCAACGACCTACCCCTCACGCAGCTCTCGAACCGCATCCGGTTCAGCGTGCACGATATTCTGCGCGTTGAGCTTTCCGAGCAGAAAAAGGCTCTGGCAGCTATGCCTTACAGCGTAGTGCACTAA
- a CDS encoding DedA family protein has product MELLKHFLDLLLHLDKTLVSVVHDYGNLTYLILFLIIFTETGVVVLPFLPGDSLLFVAGTLAAQVSPETGQPLLQIGYLIPLLIVAAFIGDNLNYAIGDYLGPRVFREDFRFLKRKYLEQTQAFYAKHGGKTIIMARFVPIVRTFAPFVAGVGTMTYRHFASFSIAGAVLWVVSLTLAGYLFGNIPLVKNNFTLVIYAIILVSVLPPLWQFVRGKLQGRPA; this is encoded by the coding sequence ATGGAGTTACTCAAGCACTTTTTAGACTTACTGCTGCACCTCGACAAGACGCTGGTAAGCGTAGTGCACGATTACGGCAACCTAACGTACCTGATTCTTTTTCTGATAATCTTTACTGAAACCGGAGTAGTGGTGCTGCCCTTTCTGCCCGGCGACTCGCTGCTATTCGTGGCGGGCACGCTGGCCGCGCAGGTCAGCCCCGAAACTGGCCAGCCGCTGCTTCAAATTGGCTACCTGATTCCGCTGCTGATAGTGGCCGCGTTTATTGGTGATAACCTGAACTACGCCATTGGCGACTACCTTGGCCCCAGGGTATTTCGGGAGGACTTCCGGTTTTTGAAGCGCAAGTACCTGGAGCAGACGCAGGCGTTTTATGCCAAGCACGGGGGTAAGACCATCATTATGGCGCGCTTCGTACCCATCGTGCGCACGTTTGCGCCCTTTGTGGCGGGGGTAGGCACCATGACGTACCGGCATTTCGCCTCGTTCAGCATTGCAGGGGCGGTGCTGTGGGTGGTGTCGCTGACGCTGGCGGGCTACCTTTTTGGGAATATCCCGCTAGTGAAAAATAATTTTACGCTGGTTATCTACGCCATTATTCTGGTGTCGGTGCTGCCGCCGCTGTGGCAGTTCGTGCGCGGCAAGCTGCAAGGCCGGCCGGCGTAG
- a CDS encoding shikimate dehydrogenase family protein, whose translation MRTFGLLGRSLAHSFSQRYFSQKFTDLGLADCRYELFELAEAAELPQLLARYPDLAGLNVTIPYKEQMGLYLARLAPSAALVGAVNVIELRAGGELVGHNTDYVGFRESLRRFYPVRGAEARALVLGTGGAAKAVAVALRELGIASQPVSRRPQAGHLTYAELTPAVLAAHPLLINTTPLGTYPAVEECPPLPYEALTPGHYLFDLIYNPPETLFLQRGLAAGAQIRNGLEMLELQAEAAWAIWNGEMVIEGNGN comes from the coding sequence ATGCGCACTTTCGGGCTGCTGGGCCGTTCGTTAGCCCACTCATTTTCGCAGCGGTACTTCAGTCAAAAGTTCACTGACTTGGGGCTAGCTGATTGTCGCTACGAGCTGTTTGAGCTGGCCGAGGCCGCTGAGCTGCCGCAACTGCTGGCCCGCTACCCCGACCTGGCGGGCCTGAACGTCACCATTCCTTATAAAGAGCAGATGGGTCTCTACCTCGCGCGGCTCGCGCCCTCGGCCGCGCTGGTGGGAGCGGTCAACGTTATTGAGCTGCGTGCCGGTGGCGAGCTGGTAGGACACAATACCGATTACGTGGGCTTCCGGGAATCGCTACGGCGCTTCTACCCCGTGCGCGGGGCGGAGGCGCGGGCACTGGTGCTGGGCACCGGCGGCGCGGCCAAGGCCGTAGCCGTGGCGCTGCGCGAGCTAGGTATTGCCAGCCAGCCGGTTTCACGCCGCCCGCAAGCCGGGCATCTCACCTACGCCGAGCTGACTCCGGCGGTGCTGGCGGCGCATCCGCTCCTTATCAATACGACCCCGCTAGGTACCTACCCGGCCGTAGAAGAATGCCCGCCGCTGCCCTACGAAGCCCTCACGCCGGGACACTACCTGTTCGACCTCATTTATAACCCGCCCGAAACCCTGTTTTTGCAGCGTGGCTTGGCCGCGGGCGCCCAAATCAGAAACGGTCTGGAAATGCTGGAGCTGCAAGCCGAAGCCGCCTGGGCCATCTGGAATGGCGAAATGGTAATTGAGGGAAATGGTAATTGA
- the wrbA gene encoding NAD(P)H:quinone oxidoreductase, whose product MKTLILFYSTYGHVWKLAEAVAEGAREVAGNEVTIKRVPETLAQEILDKTGATEAQQAFAHVPVATPNELADYDAIIFGTPTRYGNLCGQMQAFMDSTGGLWATGALVGKVGGAFVSTATQHGGQEETIRNFHTELLHHGFVIVGLPYAWQGQMGYTEVTGGTPYGASTVAGGQGERQPSPNELEGARFQGRHTAQIASKLAK is encoded by the coding sequence ATGAAAACGCTCATTTTATTTTATTCGACCTACGGCCACGTTTGGAAGCTAGCGGAAGCCGTGGCGGAAGGTGCGCGCGAAGTAGCCGGCAACGAGGTAACTATCAAGCGCGTCCCTGAAACCCTGGCCCAGGAAATCCTGGACAAAACGGGCGCGACCGAGGCGCAGCAGGCTTTCGCCCACGTGCCCGTGGCTACCCCCAACGAGTTGGCCGATTACGACGCCATCATTTTCGGCACGCCAACCCGCTACGGCAACCTCTGCGGCCAGATGCAAGCCTTCATGGATAGCACCGGCGGCCTATGGGCCACGGGCGCACTGGTGGGCAAGGTGGGCGGGGCTTTCGTGAGCACGGCCACCCAGCACGGCGGCCAAGAAGAAACCATCCGCAACTTCCACACCGAGCTGCTGCACCACGGCTTCGTTATCGTGGGCCTACCCTACGCCTGGCAGGGCCAGATGGGTTACACCGAAGTAACCGGCGGCACGCCCTACGGTGCCAGCACCGTGGCCGGCGGCCAGGGCGAGCGCCAGCCGAGCCCCAACGAGCTGGAAGGAGCCCGCTTCCAGGGTCGCCACACCGCCCAGATTGCCAGTAAATTGGCGAAATAA
- a CDS encoding RNA polymerase sigma factor, which yields MPTANNLTVSRSSGATLPTEAELIEGCLQGRQLAQKQLYDRYAARMMAVCLRYAQTTFEAEDVLQEGFLTVFRTLGSFRRECPLEYWIRRIMVNAALRQHRRNAPLVAVSDGDYPELLASEEFTFSSYAYGELLAVVQELAPRYRLVFNLYAIEGYTHREIGEMLSISEGTSKSQYSRARVVLQTKLARLQPPAK from the coding sequence ATGCCTACTGCTAATAACTTGACGGTAAGCCGCTCTAGTGGTGCTACCCTGCCCACCGAAGCCGAGCTCATTGAGGGCTGCCTGCAAGGCCGGCAACTGGCTCAGAAACAGCTCTACGACCGCTACGCCGCCCGCATGATGGCCGTGTGCCTGCGCTATGCCCAGACGACGTTTGAGGCCGAAGACGTGTTGCAAGAAGGTTTTCTAACGGTGTTTCGGACCCTGGGCAGTTTTCGGCGCGAGTGCCCACTCGAATACTGGATTCGGCGCATCATGGTGAATGCGGCCCTGCGCCAGCACCGCCGCAACGCCCCACTGGTAGCCGTGAGCGACGGCGACTATCCCGAGCTACTGGCCAGCGAAGAATTTACCTTCAGCAGCTACGCCTACGGCGAGCTGCTGGCTGTGGTGCAGGAGTTGGCCCCGCGCTACCGGCTGGTATTCAACCTCTACGCCATCGAAGGCTACACGCACCGGGAAATCGGGGAGATGCTGAGTATCTCGGAGGGCACCAGCAAATCGCAATATTCCCGCGCCCGCGTGGTGCTCCAAACCAAGCTCGCCCGCCTCCAACCTCCCGCTAAATAA
- a CDS encoding DUF6970 domain-containing protein — protein MRKFRLSALAALVVLPLLAARCQKEVAPTPECSTTSLQVKIVELQAKPKGNPAYTIWQYKWQGQKVYLASDQTCCDQFVTLYDGCFNVLCAPSGGLSGKGDGRCPEFYQQATDEQLVWRDPR, from the coding sequence ATGCGAAAATTTCGTTTGAGCGCCCTGGCTGCTCTAGTGGTGCTGCCCCTGCTGGCTGCTCGGTGCCAGAAGGAGGTAGCGCCCACGCCGGAATGCTCGACTACTAGCCTACAGGTCAAAATAGTGGAGCTGCAAGCCAAGCCCAAGGGCAACCCAGCCTACACTATCTGGCAGTATAAGTGGCAAGGCCAGAAGGTATACCTGGCCTCGGACCAGACATGCTGCGACCAGTTCGTCACACTCTATGACGGGTGCTTTAACGTACTGTGTGCCCCCAGCGGCGGCCTGAGTGGCAAAGGTGACGGCCGCTGCCCGGAGTTCTACCAGCAGGCTACCGACGAGCAGCTGGTGTGGCGCGACCCGCGCTAG